In one Cloacibacillus porcorum genomic region, the following are encoded:
- the ftcD gene encoding glutamate formimidoyltransferase, translating into MSKKILLCELNVSEGRDEAKIKRITESLTSTPNITIMDIDSDADHNRSVYTWIGEPEDVLAGAMNITAQAVEEIDMAMHHGSHPRQGAVDVVPFVPVRNVEKEEALDIALRYGKFLVGLGVPVYYYEDAATKPSRQNLVDIRKGQYEALPEKMQNEEWRPDEGPFAFVPKSGVTVTGVRFPLVAYNVNLRTDDLEIAKAIAKRMRFSSGGLRFCRAIGLALEERGMVQVSMNLTNFEKTPIPVVYDLIKSLADSYGVGIADAELVGPLPLAALEEVIRHCLRVRRFEMEQIIETHLLG; encoded by the coding sequence ATGTCAAAAAAGATACTGCTCTGCGAATTGAACGTCAGCGAAGGAAGAGACGAAGCGAAGATCAAACGGATAACGGAGTCGCTGACCTCCACCCCGAATATTACGATAATGGATATCGACTCAGACGCCGACCACAACCGTTCCGTCTATACCTGGATAGGGGAGCCGGAGGATGTGCTTGCGGGAGCAATGAATATTACGGCGCAGGCGGTCGAAGAGATAGACATGGCCATGCACCACGGCAGCCACCCGCGCCAGGGGGCCGTAGATGTCGTCCCGTTCGTCCCCGTACGTAACGTAGAGAAAGAAGAGGCCCTTGATATTGCCCTGCGTTACGGGAAATTCCTCGTCGGACTCGGCGTTCCGGTATATTACTATGAGGATGCCGCCACAAAGCCGTCGCGTCAGAATCTGGTCGATATACGCAAAGGGCAATACGAGGCTTTGCCCGAAAAGATGCAGAACGAGGAATGGCGGCCGGACGAAGGGCCGTTCGCCTTCGTACCAAAGTCCGGAGTAACAGTCACGGGTGTTCGTTTCCCGCTCGTCGCGTATAACGTGAACCTGCGGACGGATGATCTCGAAATAGCAAAGGCCATCGCGAAACGTATGCGCTTCTCAAGCGGCGGGTTACGCTTCTGCCGCGCGATAGGTCTTGCGCTTGAGGAACGGGGAATGGTGCAGGTGTCGATGAACCTGACCAACTTTGAGAAGACGCCGATTCCTGTCGTATACGACCTTATCAAGTCTCTCGCCGACAGCTACGGCGTCGGGATCGCCGATGCCGAGCTTGTGGGGCCTTTGCCGCTTGCAGCGCTGGAAGAGGTGATACGTCATTGTCTGCGGGTGCGCCGTTTCGAGATGGAGCAGATAATAGAGACGCATCTGTTAGGCTGA
- a CDS encoding cyclodeaminase/cyclohydrolase family protein, translating into MKIFYEVVEKIMDSRDVTVGGGSASAVAGAMAAGLVGMVSRLSVGKEYGLPDERYLEIAEELDELAVQLKEGAVEDTRSYLGIKAAFALPKATDEQKSARRAAIESAAIRAANVPLENGRAALRILEFCREMDGKFNPAASSDMEAGVLLAEMAVKDTALNVEANLSLIKTPEINEELARSACGLKAAVQ; encoded by the coding sequence ATGAAAATATTTTATGAAGTAGTAGAAAAGATAATGGACAGCAGGGACGTTACGGTTGGCGGAGGCTCGGCCTCCGCTGTCGCCGGAGCGATGGCCGCGGGGCTTGTGGGGATGGTTTCGCGTCTTTCGGTCGGTAAGGAATACGGCCTTCCCGATGAAAGATACCTTGAGATCGCGGAGGAGCTTGACGAACTTGCCGTACAGCTAAAAGAGGGCGCGGTAGAGGATACGCGCTCATATCTGGGAATAAAGGCTGCCTTTGCGCTTCCCAAAGCCACCGATGAGCAGAAATCCGCGCGCCGCGCGGCGATTGAGAGCGCGGCAATAAGGGCCGCCAATGTGCCGCTGGAAAACGGCCGCGCCGCCCTGCGTATACTGGAGTTCTGCCGCGAGATGGACGGAAAATTTAACCCCGCGGCCTCGTCGGATATGGAGGCGGGAGTTTTGCTCGCCGAGATGGCCGTTAAAGATACGGCGCTTAACGTGGAGGCTAATCTTTCACTCATAAAGACGCCGGAGATAAACGAAGAGCTGGCACGGTCGGCCTGCGGGCTCAAAGCCGCGGTACAATAA